The proteins below are encoded in one region of Gopherus flavomarginatus isolate rGopFla2 chromosome 12, rGopFla2.mat.asm, whole genome shotgun sequence:
- the PRKAR1A gene encoding cAMP-dependent protein kinase type I-alpha regulatory subunit yields the protein MAASSSNTSEEERSLRECELYVQKHNIQQLLKDCIVQLCTVRPERPMGFLREYFERLEKEEAKQLLNQQKSGSRSDSREDEISPPPPMNPVVKGRRRRGAISAEVYTEEDAASYVRKVIPKDYKTMAALAKAIEKNVLFAHLDDNERSDIFDAMFPVTYIAGETVIQQGDEGDNFYVVDQGEMDVYVNNEWATNVGEGGSFGELALIYGTPRAATVKAKTNVKLWGIDRDSYRRILMGSTLRKRKMYEEFLSKVSILESLDKWERLTVADALEPVQFEDGQKIVVQGEPGDEFFIILEGTAAVLQRRSENEEFVEVGRLAPSDYFGEIALLMNRPRAATVVARGPLKCVKLDRPRFERVLGPCSDILKRNIQQYNSFVSLSV from the exons ATGGCAGCCTCTAGCAGCAACACCAGCGAGGAGGAGCGTAGCCTCAGAGAATGTGAACTCTATGTCCAAAAACACAACATCCAGCAGCTTCTGAAGGACTGCATTGTACAGCTATGTACAGTCCGACCCGAGAGACCCATGGGATTCCTCAGGGAATATTTTGAAAGATTGGAGAAG GAGGAAGCAAAACAGTTGTTGAATCAACAGAAATCTGGATCACGTTCAGACTCGCGTGAGGATGaaatctcccctcctccacctatGAACCCTGTGGTGAAGGGCCGAAGAAGACGTGGGGCCATCAGTGCAGAAGTCTACACAGAAGAGGATGCTGCATCTTACGTTAGAAAG GTTATTCCTAAAGATTACAAGACTATGGCTGCTTTGGCTAAGGCAATTGAGAAGAATGTGCTATTTGCCCATCTTGATGATAACGAAAGAAG TGACATCTTTGATGCTATGTTCCCAGTCACCTACATTGCAGGCGAGACTGTGATCCAGCAAG GTGATGAAGGAGATAACTTCTACGTTGTCGATCAAGGAGAAATGGAT GTATATGTGAACAACGAGTGGGCAACCAACGTTGGTGAAGGTGGCAGCTTTGGAGAACTTGCCCTGATTTATGGAACACCCAGAGCAGCAACtgtcaaagcaaaaacaaatgtgaaattgtggggTATTGACAGAGACAGCTATAGAAGAATCCTTATG ggCAGTACACTGAGAAAGAGAAAGATGTATGAAGAATTCCTTAGTAAAGTATCTATATTGG AATCTCTGGACAAGTGGGAGCGTCTCACTGTAGCTGATGCCTTGGAACCGGTACAGTTTGAGGATGGACAGAAAATTGTGGTGCAGGGAGAACCAGGAGATGAGTTCTTTATTATCTTAGAG GGCACAGCTGCGGTGTTACAGCGGAGATCGGAGAATGAAGAATTTGTTGAAGTGGGCAGGCTGGCACCTTCTGATTATTTTG GTGAAATAGCTCTATTGATGAACCGTCCTCGTGCTGCCACAGTCGTTGCTCGTGGCCCATTGAAATGTGTAAAGCTTGACCGACCCCGATTTGAGCGTGTCCTGGGTCCATGCTCGGATATTCTCAAACGAAACATCCAGCAGTACAACAGCTTTGTATCCCTGTCTGTCTGA